The genomic segment TCGTAGGGGAGGCGCGACCAGTCGGCGGTCATCCCGTCGAGGGAGTTGACCGACCGCACCGCGATCACGTCCTCATAGGTGCGCTCGTCGCCCATCACCCCCACGGTCTTCACCGGCAGGAGCACGCAAAAGCTCTGCCACACGCTCTTCTGGAGCCCGTCGCGGGCGATCTCGTCGCGCACGATGGCATCGGCTTCCCGAAGTACCTCGAGCCGCTCGGCCGTGACTTCGCCGAGGATGCGGATGGCGAGCCCCGGCCCGGGGAAGGGGTGCCGTCCGATGATCTCCTCGGGCAACCCGAGCTCGCGGCCCACTTCCCGGGCCTCGTCCTTGAAGAGCTCCCGCAGGGGCTCGATGAGCTTGAGATGCATCCGCTCCGGGAGCCCCCCCACGTTGTGGTGGCTCTTGATCGTGGCGGACGGCCCCTTGAACGAGACGCTCTCGATCACGTCGGGGTACAGCGTCCCCTGGGCGAGCCACTCCACGTCGCCCAGGGACCGGGCCTCGCGCTCGAAGAGGTAGATGAACTCGTTGCCGATGATCTTGCGCTTGTGCTCCGGGTCCGTGACGCCCCGGAGCTTGTCCAGGAACAGGGCCGCCGCGTCCACGTGGCGCAGGTTCAGGTGGAAGTGGTCCCGGAAGGTGCGCACCACCTTCTCGGCCTCTCCCTTGCGCAGCACCCCGTTGTCCACGAAGACGCAGGTGAGCTGGTCGCCCAGCGCCCGGTGGAGGAGCAGGGCCACCACCGAGGAGTCCACGCCCCCGGAGAGGGCGCAGATCACGTGCCCGTCGCCCACCTTGGCCCGGATCTCCGCCACCGAGGCCTCGATGAACGAGCCCATGGTCCAGGTGGGCTCCAGGGCGCATACGCCGAAGAGGAAGTTCTCCAGCATCTCGGTGCCCCGGGGGGTGTGGACCACCTCGGGGTGGAACTGGACGCCGTAGAAGGGCTTTTCCCCGTGGGCCATGGCGGCCACGGGGGAGTTGTCGCTGTGGGCCAGCGGCCGGAAGCCCGCAGGCAGCGCCTCGATCCGGTCCCCGTGGCTCATCCAC from the Thermodesulfobacteriota bacterium genome contains:
- the guaA gene encoding glutamine-hydrolyzing GMP synthase, with the translated sequence MPDIHDQKVLILDFGSQYTQLIARRVRESRVYCEIHPCTLSLEQIRGFGARGIILSGGPSSVYDPGAPLADAGLFELGVPVLGVCYGMQLMTHLLGGRVARGLQREYGLAHLTVDEPAGILRGFGGGPVPVWMSHGDRIEALPAGFRPLAHSDNSPVAAMAHGEKPFYGVQFHPEVVHTPRGTEMLENFLFGVCALEPTWTMGSFIEASVAEIRAKVGDGHVICALSGGVDSSVVALLLHRALGDQLTCVFVDNGVLRKGEAEKVVRTFRDHFHLNLRHVDAAALFLDKLRGVTDPEHKRKIIGNEFIYLFEREARSLGDVEWLAQGTLYPDVIESVSFKGPSATIKSHHNVGGLPERMHLKLIEPLRELFKDEAREVGRELGLPEEIIGRHPFPGPGLAIRILGEVTAERLEVLREADAIVRDEIARDGLQKSVWQSFCVLLPVKTVGVMGDERTYEDVIAVRSVNSLDGMTADWSRLPYEVLARMSNRIINEVRGVNRVVYDISSKPPATIEWE